The genomic window CGGAATACAGCCCTCGCGATACGCGCTGCAGCGCGCCGCGCGCGGCCAGCCTGTGCGCGTATTCGACAGGAATGCCGAGCGCCTTGAGGTCGCGGGGTCGCGCTATCCCCAGACGCTTGACGGCTTCGATCGTCCGGGCTTCGACATCCTGCATGGAAAAGTCCTGAATCCTCGGTGATTACAAGTATTCACCGATGTTACATGACTCTCGAACGACGGTCATTCTCTAGGCGAATCCCCTCCTTGGCTTCATCGGACTGCGCCGCCGGCTTGGGCAAGTCGGCTAGTCTGGAGTCGCGCGGCGAAGGTCCATTCGCAGCGACACCCGCACTGCCTCCGCAGCAGCGCGAGCTTGCGCATGGCTGATCTTGGGTATGGGCCGAGAGAAAGCAGCTTTTCGGCACGTCGACCGTCCATGTCGACTCGATATTTGAGACGCCACAGGCGCGAGCCGTTCGTCATCACTTGCAGATACAAGCCACAGCCGTCAGAGA from Gammaproteobacteria bacterium includes these protein-coding regions:
- a CDS encoding Arm DNA-binding domain-containing protein, with protein sequence MLTAATVSSAKPALKAYKISDGCGLYLQVMTNGSRLWRLKYRVDMDGRRAEKLLSLGPYPRSAMRKLALLRRQCGCRCEWTFAARLQTSRLAQAGGAVR